Below is a window of Candidatus Tumulicola sp. DNA.
CCTCGCCCCAGGTGTTAACATTGGTTAACAAGAAATACGGACGCCTTGGAACAAGCTCCTGCCGCCCCGTCCACGGCGGTCCTTCAACGGCGCGCGCCGGCGCTGCGTCAGGCGCTGGTTTTGGAATGGATCACCCTAGCGTGGATGGTGGTCGAAGCCGGGGCGGCGCTGTGGGCCGCCCTCACAGCGGGTAGTCTCTCGCTCTTGGCATTCGGGCTTGACAGCGGCGTCGAACTCGCTTCGGCGAGCGTGCTCGTATGGCGGCTGCGCAGCGAACTCGAGCATCACTGCGAGGATGCCGAATGTCAGCGCACCGAGCGGGTCGAGCGCAGCGCTGCGCGCATCACGGCCGTTCTGCTCTTCGCCTTGGCGGTGTACGTCGGCGTCGCGGCCGTGCTGAAACTGTTTGCTCACACCGGCGAAGCCGTATCCGTGCTCGGACTGGCGGTGACGATCGTCTCGATACCCATCATGATCGCCTTGGCGAACGCCAAACGCAGATTATCCGCGGCGCTCGATAGCGGCGCCCTGCGCGCTGACGCCGCGCAGGGAACCGCCTGTTGGTATCTGGCTGTCGCCGTGCTTGGCGGAATTGCGCTTCAAGCTTGGTTCGGAGCGTGGTGGGCAGATGCCGTGGCATCGCTCGCAATCGTCGCGTTCCTGGTTCAAGAGGGCCGCGAGGCGTGGCAAGGCATCCGCTGCTGCTGATCGATGGAGTTATTGCTCCAACTGGCCATTGACCATCCAGTCAATGCCGTATTTGTCGGTGAACATGCCGAACATCGCGCCCCAGAAAGCCTTCTCCAACGGCACCTCGACCTTACCGCCTTGAGAGAGAGCGTCGAAGAGTCGCTTGGCTTCGCTCACGTCTTTCGTGCCGAGCGAGAGGGATATGGCGCCATCGCCGTATTGCGTAGTCGGCTGAGCGTCCGACGCCATGAATTTGACAGCGGGCGAGGTGAAGGTGGAATGCATTATCCTGTTGCCCAGCTCTGCCGGCAGACCCATTTCCGCCGGCGCTTCTTTCCAACGCATGATTTGGCCGATCTCCCCGCCGAAAATGCGCTTATAGAAATTGAGGGCCTCTTCGCATCGGCCGCCGGTGATGAAAAGATAGGGCACGAATTCCATGCGTGGTTCTCCTGTTCGGTTTTGAGTGAGGGACGTGCGGGTTCCGCGCCCATTCACCCCGTGCCTCTATGAAAAGTTGCTCATCAGCACAAAGGCGAATATATTTCACATGAGCACCTTCGAAGAGAAGCCGGAAACGGGGCTGGGGCGCGCGCTTTTTGAAGAGCTGGTGTGGATCCACGGTATGATCCGCCATGATCTTGCAACGGTACGCCAGCTTGCGGCCGACATCGCGACCAGCATGCCGGCTCACGAGGTGACGGCCGAGATTAAGGACCTTAAGCGGGATAGCAAGCTATGGCAGCTCAAGGTGGGATGTCTGCGCTACTGCCGTTTTGTCCACTCGCACCACAACCTCGAAGACGCTGCCTTTTTCCCGTCGCTGCGAGCCGCCAATCCTGCCCTTAATCCGGTAGTCGACAAACTTGAAGACGACCATCGCAAGGTTTCCGATTTATTGGATGCAGTCGAAGAAGGCGCCGACGTCCTCACCAAGATCGATAGCGATGCCGTGCGGCGCAGCATCGCCGACACGCTGACCGTGCTCGGCGAACGTCTCCTCGAGCACCTCGACTACGAGGAACTGAACGTCGGCCCGACATTGCGCCGGACGCAAGGGATCTAGGTGTCGTCCGTTTCGACGCTGTCCACGCGCTCGGGATAGAAGGCAAGGTGCCCCCTGATCGCGGCCACGGCGGGAAACGGGTTTTCATAAGTCCACACTGCGTTTTTCGAGCGCAATCCGCCGATTACAATGTCGAAGTACGAGCAATCGCCTTTGTACGGGCAGTACGTAACATGGGTGGACCGCTCAAGCAGCGACATGTTCACGTCTTTCCGCGGAACGTATTGGACCGCCGGATAATCCGCTTCGCAAAGCTCTAGGCCCGCATTTGAATCTGCGATCACCCTGCCGTTCATCCTCACGACCACGCGCCCCGGGGTGGGTTCGATTGCTATGGGATGATCGGGGCTAGGTTCCTTCTGAACCTTGACGCCTTCGGCTGCCATAGCAGGACTGTACCAGCAATACTAACTTATCGCAAGTACGCACCTAAAGGTTAGTGCTCGCTAGGCGCACGCCCGCTGGTGCGTTGTGCGTTAAGGGCCGGTGATGAATTGTGGATTCTTGACGCTTAGATGGAAGCGCAGGAGGGCTTGGCCCGCATGCGTGCCGCGCATCTGTACTATAGCAACTCCGTTGATGACCGGAGCCGAGGCGGTCGTACTTCCGTCGAGCATCGTCGCTGCGCCGCCAACTTCAAAGAACATCGTTGCTTGTGCGCCGGGAGCGAGCCCTTCGACATGCACCTTCACCGTTTGCACGACGCCGGGTGTAGACGGCGCAACCGGCTCAGATGTGAGCTTGACGATAGCTAGGTTCAGGGCCTTGCTTTGCTGACCGCCCGATTCCATAACGAGCGCATGATTCGCGAGCGATGTGCCGACTGGAATCTGAAAGAGCGCGCTGTTGTCGGAAACGCCGAGCGGGGTGATCTGCCGGCCGTCGAGCGAGAATTGCGTCGTTAGCGGATCGTTGCGAGCGATGTGCACGGTTACGAGGTCACCGGGTTGTGCCGAAGATGTGCACTCGAGAATGCTCGGCCCGCTGGAAGACGGATTCGCAACCACGTCGGTGCCCGGAATATGTACCGGGTTCCCGACGGTGCTACGGGAGAGGACGTCCGGTGCACCGTGCTCGTCGATGCGCTTCACCAATTCGACCGCCGCAGTGCCGATCGCGACGTCGATGAGAAGTTGTCCAATGGTATTTGGTTTGTGGCGTTGGTAGTTCTTATTGTGCTGCTGGTCTTCCGTCACCACTAAGACGCCTTGCGCGCCACCTTCGCCGGGCGTGAGCTGAACGGCGATGAGCGAACCTGAGCCAGCGTACGGAGGCAGCATCGTCACGCCTGGTCCGTAGCCGCCATCCTCACCAGCGACAGGCGTGACGGGACACGCGCTGCCGCCGCTGCGCGGCTGAGCGGGTCCGCCGCCGCTCACCGTGACCCACTTGCCGTTCTTGTAGATCGCTCGGCTGGGAGGCTGTGCGACGCCGCTTAGGACCTTCGTGATCGTCCGTTGTCCAGTGATCTCTTGGGTTCGCACGAAGTCGCCGGACTCGATGTGGGTAAGGCTCGAACACGTCGACGGGTCGTTGTCCATGGACTGCTCGTCTTTGTGGTTTCTCCCGTTTGCGATCGCCGCAAGTGTCGAATGGAACGTGTACGTACGCGTGCCGCATGTGGTCGCGATGCTGCGGATATTCTTCACGAACGCGCCGAGATGCGTGTATCGCGAGTTATCTTCGTGAAGATGACAGTCCCCGGCGACGTAATCCCATATCGTCGTCTCGACGTCGTATGCGCCCTCTTTGTGCGTCTCGTGGCGCGCAGTTGGTGGAGCGTCCGCAGTGGCCGGAATTGCCGTCACCAAGAGCAGGGCCGCCAGTGGAATCGCGAGAGGTAATCTCATCGACATTGCTACTTGACCTTCGTGATCTTGAACTTTATATCAAAGCAGGGACAACCGCTGCTCCACTCATCTTTACCAAGGTGGCCGGCAAGGTCCGCGCTGCCAGTCAGCGTGGGGTCCTGCGTGGCCGACAGCAAGCTTGGATCGTAGAACTGGGAGGCCGTTCCCGCGGAATCGCCACCGCCACAGCTGGTGCACAGGAAGCGCGACGCGTTGAAGTACGTCACGCGGAACGAGATGTGGAGCGGTTGATTGTCGACCACCGTCACCTCGAACGGAGCTGTGCTGCTCAAATCGATGTCATCTTTGTTGTGCACGTCCATGTACGATTCGTGATTGGAGTTGAAGCCACCGCCGAAGAGCAGACTGCCGCGCTGCTCCTCATTCACGTAGGCGTATAGTCCCCACGGTGCCGATCCGATCGTCGCGAGGTTTTTAATGACGTGCAGCGAGAGCGGTTGGACTTTGAAGATGTGGAGATTCTTGATGGCTGGCGCGTTCTTATCGGTCCACCTCACGCTGATTCGAGCGCCGAAAACCTCCGAAACGGAAACGGCACCCCCGCCCGAAACGACAGTCCCTGTGCTCGACGGGAATTTTAGTGTGAAGGTATAGCCTCGCCCGTCGGGTGTCGGCGTCCAGGTGAGCGGTCCAGGAGCGCCTTGCATCTGCTTCACGCCAGGAGGTGCAAGCACGGCGGTCGCGCTGGGCCTGGGCGGCGCCATCACGTCGAATGTGTAGGTGGGGACGCTGACGGGTTGATGCGTTAGTCCGGGGTGGCCGAACTCGATTCCGAACGCGCCGCCGCCGTAGCTCGAGGCAAAGACATCGACGTGCGTCGCCTCGTGATTGTCTGAGGGGTCAGAACTTCCCAGCCGCCCGTTCCAGCCGCCGAGCGGCGCGAGCGCCGCATTTCGATACGTGGCGACGAACAGCGGGGGGTGAATCTCAGTTCGGTAGTTGGGCTTGCCGTGGCTGCAATCGAGGATGTGCCAGCCGACGACCTTGACTTTGTCTCCGACGGTCGGCCATGCCCACTCAGGCAACCCATCATGCCCATGGCCGGCGCGCTCCCATTCCACCTCGAGGCGTCCGACTTCACTCGGCGTGTACTCGCTGGTCACCAAGAAGTTGCCGTGCTTCAGCAGTTTTCGGTAGCCTTGGTCGGGGTAGACGAAGAAGTTGTAGTCCGCTGCGAAGTGCAAGGAGTCCGGTCCCAGGACCGGTACATGCGTCGCGTCTTCGGTTGCGATGTGCCCTTCGACAACCTGACCTTCGAGCGTTTCCGGCGCGACAACCGGCGGGGGAGAGAGAAGCCCCCAACCGACCGTCTTGCCGAAAATGACGGTATGCGCTTTGCATGGGCTGGTCAGGGGATAGTGTGAGCCTTGTTCCTCGCCGACCTGACCATCGAGCAGATTGTGCAATGTCGTAGTGCCGCGTAGCGATACGTATTGCGGGCTATCGGTAGCATTGTCGGTGAGAGTCAGCTCGCCGGTCTCTTCGACCAGACCCATGTGCGTCGCCGTGAAAGAGACTTGAATGGTGCACGAGTCATCAGGATCGACGGAAACAACCGTTCCGCTTGCGTTGACGCACGTGGTACTCGGACCCAGCACGACTTTGAAGACGCTGCCGGGTATTGTGGCGCTGCTGATTTTCAGCGGTGTGTTGCCGCCGTTGGTGATTGTCAGCGTCTGCTCGTGCATCAACCCGGATTCCAGGTTTCCGAAATCCAGGCCGCCGTGGTCTGTGTTGGGAGTGACGTCCAAGTGGTCGAGATTGCTTGGATGGACGACGACCCATGGAACAAACGGCGTTGGGCCTTCCAGTGAGAAGTACGTGCTTGCGCCAGGGGCGAGGCCGCCTGGAAAATTGACGAAACCGTCGCTTGCGTCCGTGACGGTGAATGTGTTCTTCGGTCCTTCGTACCCCGTCGGATTCGGCCATGTGCACAAAATGTACGTGCACAGTCCGTCGCCGTCGAAACCGAAAATATCAGGGCCGCTCAGTGGAATGCTTGTCACGGTGGCGTGCGATTTGTTGATGATGCCGACGAGCGTGTCGTCGCCGCCGTCATATGGTCCCTGGCTGGGATCGTAGTAACCTGTGACGCGCCCCTTATCGTCGATCACGACGAGCACGCCACAGCTCAAGTCGGCGCCGATGGCAGGGCATTGGGTAAAAGGCGGGGTCGGACCGGATGCGAGGGCGTTCGCCGGAGCAAGAAATAGCAAGGGACCAACAACAGCAAAGGCGAGTGCGTAGCACCAAATCAGACGTCGCATCGCGTAACCCCCGCTACACGTAGTGCTTAGAGGCGCCGATGTCCTTGGACCTGACGTCGTCTTGAAACGCTGGGCGTGGGAATCCCTCCCGCGGTGATGGGCGAGCGTTGAGAGGACACTCGGCGGCTCCAGGCGCGGGATCAGCAAATCGTGGAAGGACGTCGGCCCGCAGCCAGGAGTTGGACACGGTGTCTCCAGTTCAAAACGTGCAAAATCGTAAAAAAAACCCGCAACGCTTTATGCGATGCGGATTTGAGTGGCGACGCTGATCGGGCTCGAACCGACGACCTCCTGCGTGACAGGCAGGCGCTCTAAACCAACTGAGCTACAGCGCCACGAAGCAATCTGGGGCGCTTGAATCTAATACGGTTTCCGCCGCGAGATGCCTGCCCGAGACGCGCCGAGTCACATGGCCATCAGTACGTCAGGGCTTTACTACGATCGCCCCGCGCATGCCGTCACCCAAGTGGTAGGCGCAGCCGAAGTAAAAGATGCCGACGGTCTTCGCGGTGAGGATCTGCGATTTTCCGCCATGTGACCGCAAAACGCCGCTACTCCACTCGCGCGCATCAAGCTGGCTGCCGGATCGCTTGGTTGGATCGCCGGCGAATCGATAATTCTTCGGGACAGTTTGACCGCCGACAGCAAATCCCGTTGCGGTGTGGATCGAGTCGTCGGTGTTGACGAATTGGATGCGATCGCCGACGCGCACGGTGGCTACGGCAGGATCGTATCCGCGAAGTTTTCCTTGTATTGGCCGAACCTTCGGACGAAAATCAAGGTCTGCGTTGATGATCTGCAACCGAGGTCGATGAGCGGCTGACGCCGCGAGAACCGCGGTGGCGGGGATGTGGTACGCTGCAGGCGCTGGTGCGAGCAGCGAAAACAGGACCAGGCCCAGCAGCGTCCGCAAGACACCTTTCAGCATACGATGCCTCCTTAAGAGGGTACGGCCTTGACTATGTACCCGCCAAGCAGGCGCTCTAAAACCGAGCTGTGCTTAGGGTGCGGGCGCGTCGACGTAGGTGAGCGGAACCACGCGCGATATCCCCGTGAGTTCGAAGATCCGCTGCGCAGCGCTTCCGGATGCCGCGATGACGCGCACGGCGAGATGCGGTCGTTCGGCGATCTGGAGCAGCGTATTGACGCAATACGAGTCCAAGTACGTGCACCCGGTCATGTCGATGACCACCGGACGGCCTGCCTGCGCTGCTTCCGCGATTGCGTTTCGAAAGAGCGGCCCGTTGAACAAATCTATCTCGCCCCTGACTTTGATCAGCTCCTGATCTTCAAGGGAGATGCGGTCGAAAGCGGCCTGGGGTTGAATGCTGGGTTCGCGCTTCTTGGTCGGCATTAGGGCCACGATTCACGAAAGCGGGCAGTTCTCCCCGCAATCGAACACCTGTTGCAGGTCGGGGCCTCGTTGGTCAGGGCTTGGCGGCGATCAGGTCCATTTCGGTCTTGATCTCGCGCTCGGTCATCGGCCCGATCTGCGCCGCCTTGATCTTTCCGGACGGTGCGATGAAAATGTGCAGCGGCAGGGCATTGACCCCGTAGGTGGCGCCGACGCGGCCGTCAGTGTCGGAAAGGATCCCATACTGCAGCCGGTACTTCTTCACGAATGCGAGCGCCGGCTGTGTCTGGTCGAGTTCGTCGATGCCGACCACCACCACGTTACGCTTGGCGTAGACGCGCGCGATCTTGCTCAGCCACGGCGCTTCTTCTTTACACGGGTCGCACCAGGACGCGAAGAAGTTCAGATACACGCCGTGACCTTTGAAGGAAGACAGCGCGATCTGACCGCTGCCGTTTGCGATGACCGGCAACGTGAAGTCCGGAGCCGGCTGGCCCGGCATCGGCGGTTGATCGGCGCGCGACGGTGCGAACGCGGCGAAGCTCAGCGCAAGCGCGACGAGCGACCCCAGCGCGCGTTTCACTGCTGTTGGTGAGCCTCGAGCCAGTCTAGCGTCTTGTTGACGTTGCCGAGCGGACTCCAGTCGAACACCATGTGGGCTACCTTGCCGTCGCGACCGATGATGAAGGTCGTGCGTTTGGCGTAGATCTTGCCCGCGTCTTCGAGCGTCACCCCATAGGCCTTGATCGCCTCGGCCTTGGGATCGGATGCAAAGCGCTGGGGCGCCTTTTCTTCCTTTTGAAAGCGGGCGAGCGTGTCGATGGGGTCCGGGGAGATGCCCACGACCTCGGCGCCGAGCTTGTCGAAGTCCGCCAGCCTGGCGGCGTAGGCTTTCGCCTCCACGGTTCAGCCGGCGCTGAAGGCTAGGGGGAAGAAATACAGGACGACGATCTTCTTCGATAATTCGTTCTTGAGATTGAAAGGAACGGTCTTGCCGTCAAGGACCGATTGACCGACGATGTTGGGCGCGACCGAACCCTCCGGCAAGATGCCGGCGGATTCGTCCGCGGCGGCAAAAACGGGGGCTGCGGCCAAGATCGCAGCCGCGGCGGCGGCTCCTATGAATCGACTGAAGGAATGCATGCTGACAGGATTTGAAGATATGCTCAGAGTTTCCCGTCGCGCAACCTTGGAAAAAGCATGAACGTTTTCATCTTCAGCCTCGCAGCGCTCGCTCTCTACGCCGCTCCGGGCCCTACGATCGCGCCTTCCGGGGCGACTGATCTCGAAACGCTGCGCGTGCGCAGCGCGGCGGTGGCGGCCGACTGCAAGTCGCACTTCGTCGACATCGACGCGCGCTCGGGTTTGG
It encodes the following:
- a CDS encoding cation transporter — its product is MEQAPAAPSTAVLQRRAPALRQALVLEWITLAWMVVEAGAALWAALTAGSLSLLAFGLDSGVELASASVLVWRLRSELEHHCEDAECQRTERVERSAARITAVLLFALAVYVGVAAVLKLFAHTGEAVSVLGLAVTIVSIPIMIALANAKRRLSAALDSGALRADAAQGTACWYLAVAVLGGIALQAWFGAWWADAVASLAIVAFLVQEGREAWQGIRCC
- a CDS encoding VOC family protein; translated protein: MEFVPYLFITGGRCEEALNFYKRIFGGEIGQIMRWKEAPAEMGLPAELGNRIMHSTFTSPAVKFMASDAQPTTQYGDGAISLSLGTKDVSEAKRLFDALSQGGKVEVPLEKAFWGAMFGMFTDKYGIDWMVNGQLEQ
- a CDS encoding hemerythrin domain-containing protein, translating into MSTFEEKPETGLGRALFEELVWIHGMIRHDLATVRQLAADIATSMPAHEVTAEIKDLKRDSKLWQLKVGCLRYCRFVHSHHNLEDAAFFPSLRAANPALNPVVDKLEDDHRKVSDLLDAVEEGADVLTKIDSDAVRRSIADTLTVLGERLLEHLDYEELNVGPTLRRTQGI
- a CDS encoding DUF427 domain-containing protein: MAAEGVKVQKEPSPDHPIAIEPTPGRVVVRMNGRVIADSNAGLELCEADYPAVQYVPRKDVNMSLLERSTHVTYCPYKGDCSYFDIVIGGLRSKNAVWTYENPFPAVAAIRGHLAFYPERVDSVETDDT
- a CDS encoding DUF1573 domain-containing protein, which encodes MRRLIWCYALAFAVVGPLLFLAPANALASGPTPPFTQCPAIGADLSCGVLVVIDDKGRVTGYYDPSQGPYDGGDDTLVGIINKSHATVTSIPLSGPDIFGFDGDGLCTYILCTWPNPTGYEGPKNTFTVTDASDGFVNFPGGLAPGASTYFSLEGPTPFVPWVVVHPSNLDHLDVTPNTDHGGLDFGNLESGLMHEQTLTITNGGNTPLKISSATIPGSVFKVVLGPSTTCVNASGTVVSVDPDDSCTIQVSFTATHMGLVEETGELTLTDNATDSPQYVSLRGTTTLHNLLDGQVGEEQGSHYPLTSPCKAHTVIFGKTVGWGLLSPPPVVAPETLEGQVVEGHIATEDATHVPVLGPDSLHFAADYNFFVYPDQGYRKLLKHGNFLVTSEYTPSEVGRLEVEWERAGHGHDGLPEWAWPTVGDKVKVVGWHILDCSHGKPNYRTEIHPPLFVATYRNAALAPLGGWNGRLGSSDPSDNHEATHVDVFASSYGGGAFGIEFGHPGLTHQPVSVPTYTFDVMAPPRPSATAVLAPPGVKQMQGAPGPLTWTPTPDGRGYTFTLKFPSSTGTVVSGGGAVSVSEVFGARISVRWTDKNAPAIKNLHIFKVQPLSLHVIKNLATIGSAPWGLYAYVNEEQRGSLLFGGGFNSNHESYMDVHNKDDIDLSSTAPFEVTVVDNQPLHISFRVTYFNASRFLCTSCGGGDSAGTASQFYDPSLLSATQDPTLTGSADLAGHLGKDEWSSGCPCFDIKFKITKVK
- a CDS encoding plastocyanin/azurin family copper-binding protein — translated: MLKGVLRTLLGLVLFSLLAPAPAAYHIPATAVLAASAAHRPRLQIINADLDFRPKVRPIQGKLRGYDPAVATVRVGDRIQFVNTDDSIHTATGFAVGGQTVPKNYRFAGDPTKRSGSQLDAREWSSGVLRSHGGKSQILTAKTVGIFYFGCAYHLGDGMRGAIVVKP
- a CDS encoding STAS domain-containing protein, with translation MPTKKREPSIQPQAAFDRISLEDQELIKVRGEIDLFNGPLFRNAIAEAAQAGRPVVIDMTGCTYLDSYCVNTLLQIAERPHLAVRVIAASGSAAQRIFELTGISRVVPLTYVDAPAP
- a CDS encoding TlpA disulfide reductase family protein, with translation MKRALGSLVALALSFAAFAPSRADQPPMPGQPAPDFTLPVIANGSGQIALSSFKGHGVYLNFFASWCDPCKEEAPWLSKIARVYAKRNVVVVGIDELDQTQPALAFVKKYRLQYGILSDTDGRVGATYGVNALPLHIFIAPSGKIKAAQIGPMTEREIKTEMDLIAAKP
- a CDS encoding redoxin domain-containing protein encodes the protein MEAKAYAARLADFDKLGAEVVGISPDPIDTLARFQKEEKAPQRFASDPKAEAIKAYGVTLEDAGKIYAKRTTFIIGRDGKVAHMVFDWSPLGNVNKTLDWLEAHQQQ